A window of Patagioenas fasciata isolate bPatFas1 chromosome 5, bPatFas1.hap1, whole genome shotgun sequence contains these coding sequences:
- the RD3L gene encoding protein RD3-like codes for MPLFGWMKWPKNDSYKPTRYPGSEVVTKTLLRELKWHLKERERLVQEIENEQKVPKTGTDYNWLKNYQNPQATIPATEQRQLEVLCSQIQPCQTGTVLSRFREVLAENDVLPWEIVYIFKQVLKDFLTTIERENQQDQLVDAWNTNCSEHFSLRGDSSNKSDKDEIPTVSSYVDKTTQSMFPTFSHRIWNLPYYYPSS; via the exons ATGCCACTTTTTGGCTGGATGAAATGGCCAAAAAATGATTCCTACAAACCCACAAGATATCCTGGATCAGAGGTAGTTACAAAAACCCTGCTGAGGGAACTGAAATGGCACCTGAAAGAGCGTGAAAGATTAGTGCAAGAAATTGAAAATGAACAGAAAGTCCCAAAGACTGGCACGGATTACAACTGGCTGAAGAATTACCAGAACCCTCAAGCCACCATTCCAGCTACTGAGCAACGGCAGCTCGAAGTTCTATGCTCACAAATCCAGCCTTGCCAAACAGGAACTGTTCTCAGCAG atTTCGTGAAGTTTTGGCAGAAAACGATGTTTTACCTTGGGAAATTGTCTACATATTCAAGCAAGTTTTAAAAGATTTTCTTACCACCATTGAAAGAGAAAACCAACAAGACCAACTGGTAGATGCATGGAATACAAATTGTTCTGAACATTTCAGCCTGCGTGGAGACAGTTCCAACAAATCAGACAAAGACGAAATCCCCACTGTTTCAAGTTATgtcgacaaaaccacacaaagcATGTTTCCCACCTTCTCTCATAGAATCTGGAATCTACCCTATTACTACCCATCGAGTTAA